A genome region from Streptomyces xanthophaeus includes the following:
- a CDS encoding Zn-dependent alcohol dehydrogenase, with translation MVRAAVLPAVGAPLEIRDIVLPDPGPGQVRVRLAAAGVCHSDLSLSNGTMRVPVPAVLGHEGAGTVLAVGEGVTHVAPGDGVVLNWAPSCGECHHCTIGEVWLCATALTGVGAVYAHDAQGTPLHPGLNVAAFAEETLVAANCVLPAPAGIPLAEAALLGCAVLTGYGAVHHSAQVRPGESVAVFGVGGVGLVALQAARIAQAGPVIAVDVSPAKEELARAAGATEFVLASDTTAQQIRALTGGQGADVAVECVGRAETIRGAWESTRRGGRTTVVGIGGKEQRVTFHSMEIFHFARTLTGCVYGNSDPARDLPVIAEHVRAGRLDLGALVTDRITLDGIPAAFDAMLAGKGGRSLIVF, from the coding sequence ATGGTCCGCGCCGCTGTCCTGCCCGCCGTCGGAGCCCCGCTGGAGATACGGGACATCGTGCTGCCGGATCCCGGCCCCGGGCAGGTCCGGGTGCGGCTCGCCGCAGCCGGCGTGTGCCACTCCGACCTCTCCCTCAGCAACGGCACCATGCGGGTTCCCGTGCCCGCCGTCCTCGGCCACGAGGGCGCGGGCACGGTCCTCGCGGTGGGGGAGGGCGTCACCCACGTCGCCCCCGGCGACGGCGTGGTGCTCAACTGGGCCCCGTCCTGCGGAGAGTGCCACCACTGCACGATCGGTGAGGTCTGGCTCTGCGCCACGGCGCTCACCGGGGTCGGGGCCGTCTACGCGCACGACGCGCAGGGCACCCCACTGCACCCCGGGCTGAATGTGGCCGCCTTCGCCGAGGAGACCCTCGTCGCGGCCAACTGCGTGCTGCCCGCCCCCGCCGGGATCCCGCTCGCCGAGGCCGCCCTCCTCGGCTGCGCCGTCCTCACCGGCTACGGGGCCGTCCACCACAGCGCCCAGGTCCGTCCGGGCGAGTCGGTGGCCGTCTTCGGGGTCGGCGGGGTCGGCCTGGTGGCCCTCCAGGCCGCACGGATCGCGCAGGCCGGCCCGGTCATCGCCGTCGACGTGTCCCCGGCCAAGGAGGAACTGGCCCGTGCGGCCGGAGCCACCGAGTTCGTGCTGGCCTCCGACACCACCGCCCAGCAGATCCGCGCACTGACCGGCGGTCAAGGAGCCGACGTCGCCGTCGAGTGTGTCGGCCGCGCCGAGACCATCCGGGGCGCCTGGGAGTCGACCCGGCGCGGCGGCCGCACCACGGTCGTCGGCATCGGCGGCAAGGAACAGCGGGTGACCTTCCACTCCATGGAGATCTTCCACTTCGCCCGCACCCTCACCGGCTGCGTCTACGGCAACAGCGACCCGGCCCGCGACCTCCCGGTGATCGCCGAGCACGTCCGCGCGGGCCGCCTCGACCTCGGTGCCCTGGTCACCGACCGCATCACCCTCGACGGGATTCCGGCCGCCTTCGACGCCATGCTGGCGGGCAAGGGCGGCCGCTCCCTCATCGTTTTCTAG
- a CDS encoding TetR/AcrR family transcriptional regulator, whose protein sequence is MWRMARPRKPLLSRDRIIEAAGALVDAEGLEAVSTRRLAAALGVSGPSLYNHFRTKDEILDAVADAVSARVDLSMFDGGQDWRAALHAWAHSYRDALADHPNIVPVLARGPGRRPAGLRLADAVFGAMTAAGWPAAHATRIGALMRYFILGSAVASFAGGFVDDRTAYDPSDYPHLGQAHLLAERGREVDEGAFETGLAALLDGLALQYEALQETA, encoded by the coding sequence ATGTGGCGCATGGCCAGACCGCGCAAGCCCCTCCTCAGCCGGGACCGCATCATCGAGGCGGCCGGCGCCCTGGTGGACGCGGAGGGGCTGGAGGCGGTGTCGACGCGGCGGCTGGCGGCCGCGCTCGGGGTCAGCGGGCCCTCGCTCTACAACCATTTCCGCACCAAGGACGAGATCCTGGACGCGGTGGCGGACGCGGTGAGCGCGCGGGTGGACCTGTCGATGTTCGACGGCGGCCAGGACTGGCGGGCGGCGCTCCACGCGTGGGCGCACTCCTACCGGGACGCCCTGGCGGACCACCCGAACATCGTGCCGGTACTGGCGCGCGGGCCGGGCCGCCGGCCGGCCGGGCTGCGGCTGGCGGACGCGGTGTTCGGGGCGATGACGGCGGCGGGCTGGCCGGCGGCGCACGCGACCCGGATCGGCGCGCTGATGCGGTACTTCATCCTGGGCTCGGCGGTGGCCTCCTTCGCCGGGGGGTTCGTGGACGACCGCACGGCGTACGACCCGTCGGACTACCCGCACCTGGGCCAGGCCCACCTGCTGGCGGAGCGTGGGCGCGAGGTGGACGAGGGCGCCTTCGAGACGGGCCTGGCCGCGCTGCTGGACGGACTGGCCCTCCAGTACGAGGCGTTGCAGGAAACGGCCTGA
- a CDS encoding acyl-CoA dehydrogenase family protein: MNLELSEEQTAVRRLAREFTEREVVPYAAAWDRAESVDRAIVKKLGALGFLGLTVPEEYGGSGGDHLAYVLVTEELGRGDSAVRGIVSVSLGLVAKTIAAWGTEEHKRAWLPRLCSGDALGCFGLTEPGTGSDAGSLTTRAVRTGDAYVLDGSKMFITNGTWADVVLLFARTNDEPGHRGVSAFLVPTDTPGLTRREIHGKLGLRGQATAELVLDGVRVPASAMLGPEGKGFSVAMSALAKGRMSVAAGCVGIAQAALDAAVSYAAQREQFGRPIAHHQLVQELIADISVDVDAARLLTWRVADLIDRGQPFATESSTAKLFASEAAVRAASNALQVHGGYGYIDEYPAGKLLRDARVMTLYEGTSQIQKLLIGRARTGVSAF; encoded by the coding sequence GTGAATCTGGAGCTGAGCGAGGAGCAGACCGCCGTCCGCAGGCTCGCCCGCGAGTTCACCGAGCGCGAGGTCGTCCCGTACGCGGCCGCGTGGGACCGCGCCGAGAGCGTGGACCGGGCCATCGTGAAGAAGCTGGGCGCGCTCGGCTTCCTCGGCCTGACCGTTCCCGAGGAGTACGGCGGCTCCGGCGGTGACCACCTCGCCTACGTGCTGGTCACCGAGGAACTCGGACGCGGCGACTCCGCCGTGCGCGGGATCGTCTCCGTCTCCCTCGGTCTGGTCGCCAAGACCATCGCCGCCTGGGGCACCGAGGAGCACAAGCGCGCCTGGCTGCCCCGCCTGTGCTCCGGCGACGCGCTCGGCTGCTTCGGCCTGACCGAGCCCGGCACCGGCTCCGACGCGGGCAGCCTCACCACCCGCGCCGTGCGCACGGGTGACGCGTACGTCCTCGACGGCAGCAAGATGTTCATCACCAACGGCACCTGGGCCGACGTGGTGCTGCTCTTCGCCCGCACCAACGACGAGCCCGGCCATCGAGGGGTCTCCGCCTTCCTCGTCCCCACCGACACCCCCGGCCTGACCCGCCGCGAGATCCACGGCAAACTCGGCCTGCGCGGCCAGGCCACCGCCGAGCTCGTCCTCGACGGCGTCCGCGTGCCCGCCTCCGCGATGCTCGGCCCCGAGGGCAAGGGCTTCTCGGTCGCCATGTCCGCCCTCGCCAAGGGCCGGATGTCGGTCGCCGCCGGCTGTGTCGGCATCGCGCAGGCGGCCCTGGACGCGGCCGTCTCGTACGCGGCCCAGCGCGAGCAGTTCGGCCGGCCCATAGCCCACCACCAGCTGGTGCAGGAGCTCATCGCCGACATCTCGGTCGACGTGGACGCCGCCCGCCTGCTGACCTGGCGGGTGGCCGACCTCATCGACCGCGGGCAGCCCTTCGCCACCGAGTCCTCCACCGCCAAGCTCTTCGCCTCCGAGGCCGCCGTGCGCGCCGCGAGCAACGCACTCCAGGTACACGGAGGGTACGGCTACATCGACGAGTACCCGGCGGGCAAACTGCTGCGCGACGCCCGCGTGATGACCCTGTACGAGGGCACGAGCCAGATCCAGAAGCTGCTCATCGGCCGCGCCCGCACCGGGGTTTCCGCCTTCTGA
- a CDS encoding YiaA/YiaB family inner membrane protein, whose translation MNETPVKQQSTGAYYGQAVASFGIAIGAVAVGIYNLEANGWVRAFLGIAVLYLTTSAFTLAKVIRDRQEVTQIVSRVDQARMEKIMAEYDPFAPK comes from the coding sequence ATGAACGAGACACCGGTCAAGCAGCAGAGCACGGGGGCGTACTACGGCCAGGCCGTCGCCTCCTTCGGCATCGCCATCGGCGCCGTGGCCGTGGGGATCTACAACCTGGAGGCGAACGGCTGGGTCCGGGCCTTCCTCGGCATCGCGGTGCTCTACCTGACCACCTCGGCGTTCACCCTCGCCAAGGTGATCCGCGACCGCCAGGAGGTCACGCAGATCGTCAGCCGGGTGGATCAGGCCAGGATGGAGAAGATCATGGCCGAGTACGACCCCTTCGCGCCGAAATAG
- a CDS encoding TetR/AcrR family transcriptional regulator, whose translation MGSAEETVDGYRPWSEVTPDAARRLLVAAVNAFAERGYHATTTRDIAGRAGMSPAALYIHYKTKEELLQRISRIGHDKALEILTTAADGPGSAADRLDAAVRSFVRWHAAHHTTARVVQYELDALAPEHRSEIVALRRQSDAAVRRIIADGVAAGEFDVPDVPGTTLAVLSLCIDVARWFNTAGQRTPDEVGGLYADLVLRMVAARPGPQK comes from the coding sequence ATGGGCAGCGCGGAGGAAACGGTCGACGGCTACCGGCCGTGGTCCGAGGTCACCCCCGACGCCGCTCGGCGGCTGCTCGTCGCCGCCGTCAACGCCTTCGCCGAGCGCGGGTACCACGCCACCACCACACGTGACATCGCGGGCCGTGCCGGTATGAGCCCGGCCGCGCTCTACATCCACTACAAGACCAAGGAAGAGCTGCTCCAGCGGATCAGCCGGATCGGCCACGACAAAGCGCTGGAGATCCTGACCACCGCCGCCGACGGCCCCGGCAGCGCCGCCGACCGGCTCGATGCCGCCGTGCGGTCCTTCGTGCGCTGGCACGCGGCGCACCACACCACCGCGCGCGTGGTCCAGTACGAGCTCGACGCTCTCGCTCCGGAGCACCGCTCCGAGATCGTGGCGCTGCGCCGGCAGAGCGACGCGGCCGTGCGCCGCATCATCGCCGACGGGGTGGCCGCCGGGGAGTTCGACGTCCCCGACGTGCCGGGCACCACCCTCGCCGTGCTGTCGCTGTGCATCGACGTGGCCCGCTGGTTCAACACGGCCGGGCAGCGCACGCCCGACGAGGTCGGCGGGCTCTACGCCGACCTCGTGCTCCGCATGGTCGCCGCGCGGCCGGGCCCTCAGAAGTAG
- a CDS encoding MaoC family dehydratase, whose amino-acid sequence MAEPRVFTSAEELHAEIGEPLGPSEWLEVDQKRIDLFADATGDHQWIHVDPERAAGGPFGSTIAHGYLTLSLLPSLVPQIMRVEGMRMGLNYGTNKVRFPAPVPVGSRLRAVAVITEVAEAGGGVQVTATVTVEREGGDKPVCVAESVSRYYF is encoded by the coding sequence ATGGCCGAGCCGAGGGTCTTCACGTCCGCCGAGGAGCTGCACGCCGAGATCGGCGAACCGCTCGGCCCCAGCGAGTGGCTGGAGGTGGACCAGAAGCGGATCGACCTCTTCGCGGACGCCACCGGCGATCACCAGTGGATCCATGTGGACCCGGAGCGCGCGGCGGGCGGACCCTTCGGTTCCACCATCGCGCACGGCTATCTGACGCTGTCGCTGCTGCCCAGCCTGGTGCCGCAGATCATGCGGGTCGAGGGCATGCGGATGGGTCTCAACTACGGGACGAACAAGGTCCGTTTCCCGGCTCCGGTGCCGGTCGGCTCACGGCTGCGCGCCGTCGCCGTGATCACGGAGGTCGCGGAGGCGGGCGGGGGCGTACAGGTCACGGCCACCGTCACGGTCGAGCGCGAGGGCGGCGACAAGCCGGTGTGCGTGGCGGAGTCGGTGTCGCGCTACTACTTCTGA
- the soxR gene encoding redox-sensitive transcriptional activator SoxR: MPQIPEKIHELTVGQLSARSGAAVSALHFYEAKGLISSRRTSGNQRRYTRDALRRVAFVRAAQRVGIPLASIREALAQLPEERTPNREDWARLSEAWRAELDERITRLGRLRDHLTDCIGCGCLSMETCALSNPDDAFGERLTGSRL, from the coding sequence GTGCCGCAGATTCCCGAGAAAATCCACGAGCTCACCGTCGGTCAGCTGTCCGCCCGTAGCGGCGCGGCCGTCTCGGCGCTCCACTTCTACGAGGCCAAGGGCCTGATCAGCAGCCGCCGCACCTCCGGCAACCAGCGCCGCTACACGCGCGACGCGCTGCGCCGGGTGGCCTTCGTACGCGCCGCCCAGCGCGTGGGCATCCCGCTGGCCAGCATTCGCGAGGCGCTGGCCCAGCTCCCCGAGGAGCGCACCCCCAACCGCGAGGACTGGGCCCGTCTCTCCGAGGCCTGGCGCGCCGAACTCGACGAACGCATCACCCGCCTCGGCCGTCTGCGCGACCATCTGACGGACTGCATCGGCTGCGGCTGCCTGTCGATGGAGACCTGCGCGCTGTCCAACCCGGACGACGCCTTCGGCGAGCGGCTCACCGGCTCGCGGCTGTAA
- a CDS encoding 3-keto-5-aminohexanoate cleavage protein, whose translation MSPQALAQSALAAVGAGAGEVLVHPRTPCGRESLSPRVVGPVLEVLRRTGVGVALSVPVSIVAEPDPAGRLERVASWTVLPDRAVVHFGQPGAAELAQALLARGVAVDAVVALGGAAGPEPLAAFLAWPVREPGRVRLSAELAAADPALVAGLRALPPVPVLLYGRDAAAWPVLRLAARCGTGVRTGVGDVTHLPDGRPARSNAELVTAAREVVARAAAAREVAARAAVTAASR comes from the coding sequence ATGTCGCCGCAGGCACTGGCGCAATCGGCGCTCGCGGCCGTCGGCGCCGGGGCCGGAGAGGTGCTGGTGCATCCGCGGACGCCGTGCGGACGGGAGAGCCTCTCGCCGCGGGTGGTCGGACCGGTGTTGGAGGTGCTGCGGCGTACGGGGGTCGGCGTAGCGCTGTCGGTGCCGGTGTCGATCGTGGCCGAGCCCGATCCCGCGGGGCGGCTGGAGCGGGTGGCTTCGTGGACCGTGCTGCCGGACCGGGCGGTGGTGCACTTCGGGCAGCCGGGCGCCGCGGAGCTGGCGCAGGCCCTGCTGGCGCGGGGGGTCGCGGTGGACGCGGTGGTGGCGCTGGGCGGCGCGGCCGGGCCGGAGCCGCTGGCCGCGTTCCTGGCCTGGCCGGTGCGTGAGCCCGGGCGGGTCCGGCTCTCGGCCGAGCTGGCGGCGGCCGATCCGGCCCTGGTCGCGGGGCTGCGCGCGCTGCCGCCGGTACCGGTGCTGCTGTACGGGCGGGACGCGGCCGCCTGGCCGGTGCTGCGGCTGGCCGCGCGGTGCGGCACAGGCGTGCGGACCGGCGTGGGCGATGTGACGCACCTGCCCGACGGGCGGCCGGCCCGGTCGAATGCCGAACTGGTGACGGCGGCCCGGGAAGTGGTGGCGCGGGCGGCGGCGGCGCGGGAAGTGGCGGCCCGGGCGGCGGTTACAGCCGCGAGCCGGTGA
- a CDS encoding serine-threonine protein kinase — protein MAEIGGGFGIGAGGGIGVRPYAELTFDSEGDVDRVTQGAVSRMEATDLLVFAHGWNSDRSTATRLYDRFFTPFEGLVGSGVRLGYVGVVWPAMRFSDEPIPDFDAPGVLPEPALGSALDPLTRRALGEFWPERRAELDRVAELLEEQPDSAAAFIEFGALVRELAGVDAVPAAVAPAVPAIFTDDVLEVCRALSVALVRAGAPGAPGAPGAPGAPGAPAAAGPDGPGFTVGGGLRGLWGGAKELLRQATYYKMKKRAGVVGERGLGPVLAQLAAARPALRFHLIGHSFGARVVSFSLRAVPDRARYVKSVTLLQGAFSHYAFADRLPHDKGNGGALRGLQHRVDGPVVACHSAHDSALKVFYPLASRMAGDSAGLLGFDERWGAIGHDGVQAVPGAPRLSLDAALREGVPAAGCVSVDAGSVVRRGGAPSGAHSDICHEELARVVVAAGRMGR, from the coding sequence ATGGCGGAGATCGGTGGCGGATTCGGGATCGGAGCGGGGGGCGGGATCGGGGTCCGGCCGTACGCGGAACTGACCTTCGACTCCGAGGGGGACGTGGACCGGGTCACGCAGGGGGCGGTGTCCCGGATGGAGGCGACCGACCTGCTGGTCTTCGCGCACGGCTGGAACAGCGACCGGTCCACGGCGACGCGCCTCTACGACCGGTTCTTCACACCCTTCGAGGGACTGGTGGGATCGGGGGTGCGCCTGGGGTACGTGGGTGTCGTATGGCCCGCGATGCGCTTCTCCGACGAGCCGATACCGGACTTCGACGCGCCGGGCGTGCTCCCGGAACCGGCCCTCGGCAGCGCACTGGACCCGCTCACCCGCCGGGCGCTCGGGGAGTTCTGGCCGGAGCGGCGGGCGGAGCTGGACCGGGTGGCGGAACTGCTGGAGGAGCAGCCGGATTCGGCGGCCGCCTTCATCGAGTTCGGCGCCCTGGTGCGCGAGTTGGCGGGGGTGGACGCGGTGCCCGCGGCGGTCGCGCCTGCGGTTCCCGCGATCTTCACGGACGATGTGCTGGAGGTGTGCCGGGCCCTTTCCGTCGCTCTGGTCAGGGCGGGCGCGCCGGGGGCACCCGGGGCACCGGGGGCACCCGGGGCACCGGGGGCACCTGCCGCGGCGGGTCCCGACGGTCCGGGGTTCACGGTCGGCGGCGGGCTGCGCGGCCTGTGGGGCGGCGCCAAGGAACTGCTGCGACAGGCGACGTACTACAAGATGAAGAAGCGGGCGGGTGTGGTCGGCGAACGCGGCCTCGGTCCCGTGCTGGCCCAGCTGGCGGCCGCCCGCCCCGCCCTGCGGTTCCATCTGATCGGGCACAGCTTCGGGGCGCGCGTCGTCTCCTTCTCCCTGCGCGCGGTGCCGGACCGGGCCCGGTACGTGAAATCCGTGACCCTGCTCCAGGGAGCCTTCTCCCACTACGCGTTCGCCGACCGGCTGCCGCACGACAAGGGCAACGGCGGCGCCCTGCGCGGGCTCCAGCACCGGGTCGACGGGCCGGTGGTCGCCTGCCATTCCGCGCACGACTCGGCCCTCAAGGTCTTCTACCCGCTGGCCTCCCGGATGGCAGGGGATTCGGCCGGACTGCTGGGTTTCGACGAGCGGTGGGGCGCCATCGGGCACGACGGGGTCCAGGCGGTCCCGGGCGCGCCCCGGCTGAGCCTCGACGCCGCCCTGCGCGAGGGGGTGCCCGCGGCCGGTTGCGTCAGCGTGGACGCGGGCTCCGTGGTGCGGCGCGGCGGCGCCCCGTCGGGGGCGCACAGCGATATCTGCCACGAGGAACTGGCCCGCGTGGTGGTGGCTGCGGGGCGCATGGGGCGCTGA
- a CDS encoding exo-beta-N-acetylmuramidase NamZ family protein — protein MTLSRRGVLGLAGAIGSAGALGASGPVRSGPAGSGAGGAGGATGAAGRVRTGFERLAADGYAALAGQKVGVVTNPTGITADARHLVDVLHADERVDLVAVFGPEHGFRGTAQAGDSEGASRDPATGLPVYDTYDKSGQKLADVFTAAGIDTVVFDIQDVGARFYTYIWTLYDCMRAAALAGKAVVVLDRPNPVGGRRAAGPVLERPYASFVGREPIALAHGMTAAELARLFNGEFLTDRPVGLTTVAMSGWRRESFFGETGLPWVPPSPNMPTPDTALAYAGTCLFEGTNLSEGRGTTTPFEVVGAEGIDRRWAEAANALGLPGVWFREAYFTPTFSKHVGKVCGGVRLIVHDREAFDPVRAGIGLLVTARRVWSGFGWRADHWIDRLTGSDRVRTLVDAGADVDEVAGDWAAGLARFGAVREGYLLYP, from the coding sequence ATGACGCTGTCGCGACGCGGGGTGCTGGGGCTGGCGGGGGCCATCGGATCGGCGGGCGCGCTGGGAGCGTCGGGGCCGGTCCGGTCCGGGCCCGCCGGGTCCGGGGCGGGCGGGGCGGGCGGGGCCACGGGGGCGGCCGGCCGGGTGCGTACCGGCTTCGAGCGGCTCGCCGCGGACGGGTACGCCGCGCTGGCCGGGCAGAAGGTCGGGGTGGTCACCAACCCCACCGGGATCACGGCGGACGCCCGGCACCTGGTCGACGTACTGCACGCGGACGAACGGGTCGACCTGGTGGCGGTGTTCGGTCCCGAGCACGGCTTCCGCGGAACGGCGCAGGCGGGCGACTCGGAGGGGGCCTCCCGGGATCCGGCGACCGGGCTGCCGGTGTACGACACGTACGACAAGAGCGGGCAGAAGCTCGCGGACGTGTTCACGGCGGCGGGGATCGACACCGTCGTCTTCGACATCCAGGACGTCGGGGCGCGCTTCTACACCTACATCTGGACCCTCTACGACTGCATGCGCGCGGCCGCGCTCGCCGGCAAGGCGGTCGTGGTGCTGGACCGGCCCAATCCGGTGGGCGGCCGGCGGGCCGCGGGGCCCGTGCTGGAGCGGCCGTACGCGAGCTTCGTCGGCCGGGAGCCGATCGCCCTCGCGCACGGGATGACGGCGGCCGAGCTGGCCCGGCTCTTCAACGGCGAGTTCCTGACGGACCGCCCGGTCGGGCTGACGACGGTGGCGATGTCCGGGTGGCGGCGGGAGTCGTTCTTCGGGGAGACCGGGCTGCCCTGGGTACCGCCGAGCCCGAACATGCCGACCCCGGACACGGCCCTCGCCTACGCCGGCACCTGTCTGTTCGAGGGGACGAACCTCTCCGAGGGGCGCGGGACGACCACGCCCTTCGAGGTGGTCGGTGCGGAGGGGATCGACCGGCGGTGGGCGGAGGCGGCGAACGCGCTGGGGCTGCCCGGGGTGTGGTTCCGGGAGGCGTACTTCACGCCGACCTTCTCCAAGCACGTGGGGAAGGTGTGCGGCGGGGTCCGGCTGATCGTGCACGACCGGGAGGCCTTCGACCCGGTACGGGCCGGGATCGGCCTGCTGGTCACGGCGCGGCGGGTGTGGAGCGGCTTCGGCTGGCGCGCGGACCACTGGATCGACCGGCTGACCGGCTCGGACCGGGTGCGGACGCTGGTGGACGCCGGGGCGGACGTGGACGAGGTCGCGGGTGACTGGGCGGCGGGGCTGGCGCGCTTCGGGGCGGTGCGCGAGGGGTACCTGCTGTATCCGTGA
- a CDS encoding SDR family oxidoreductase, with amino-acid sequence MSAYQDQRVVVTGAGGGIGAVLAHRFAAEGATVVVNDLDPAKAAAVAAAIGAQAIPVPGDASAIVAEAREALGGAVDVYCANAGLASGGDAFADEAVWEAAWDTNVMAHVRAARALLPDWLERESGRFVSTVSAAGLLTMIGAAPYSVTKHGALAFAEWLSLTYRHRGVQVHAICPQGVRTDMLTAAGSAGELVLAPTAIEPEAVADALFDGMEKGRFLILPHPEVADFYAARATEPDRWLSGMNHLQQKWETR; translated from the coding sequence GTGAGCGCGTACCAGGACCAGCGAGTCGTCGTCACCGGCGCGGGCGGCGGCATCGGCGCCGTCCTCGCCCACCGCTTCGCGGCCGAGGGCGCCACGGTGGTGGTCAACGACCTCGACCCGGCCAAGGCCGCCGCGGTCGCGGCCGCCATCGGCGCGCAGGCGATCCCGGTTCCGGGCGACGCCTCGGCGATCGTGGCCGAGGCCCGCGAGGCCCTCGGCGGCGCGGTCGACGTCTACTGCGCCAATGCCGGACTCGCCTCGGGCGGCGACGCCTTCGCCGACGAGGCCGTGTGGGAAGCGGCCTGGGACACCAACGTCATGGCCCACGTCCGCGCCGCCAGAGCGCTGCTGCCGGACTGGCTGGAGCGGGAGAGCGGCCGCTTCGTCTCCACCGTCTCGGCCGCCGGGCTCCTGACCATGATCGGAGCGGCCCCGTACAGTGTCACCAAGCACGGTGCGCTCGCCTTCGCCGAATGGCTCTCGCTGACCTACCGCCACCGCGGGGTCCAGGTCCACGCCATCTGCCCGCAAGGGGTGCGCACCGACATGCTGACCGCCGCGGGCTCGGCGGGCGAACTCGTGCTCGCGCCGACCGCGATCGAGCCGGAAGCGGTCGCGGACGCGTTGTTCGACGGCATGGAGAAGGGCCGGTTCTTGATCCTCCCGCACCCCGAGGTCGCCGATTTCTACGCCGCCCGCGCCACCGAGCCGGACCGCTGGCTGAGCGGCATGAACCACCTCCAGCAGAAATGGGAGACCCGGTGA